A single window of Ornithorhynchus anatinus isolate Pmale09 chromosome 3, mOrnAna1.pri.v4, whole genome shotgun sequence DNA harbors:
- the LOC114810112 gene encoding bone morphogenetic protein 2-like, protein MGVGLLWMGLALLLLSPGPSTPLPPQGEGLGDQSDLDQDLQLDDPHQSTGSHREPPRFMMDLYNRVTSTATKMPRPQRWNMVRSFEEKGHRNQSYFYFNISLVGKDELVLKAELQVFKRRKAPPHPKGSQETHYCKMEVYELLGKTKNAQKGDLITSKELVLNSEGWLVFEVTGTVNQWIQEGWYDRGFVILTTVARKNSLRRHLVGAHRRKKDNDKRNSLLVLFTNTEQNTLRHGYPDLSTALESIDLGHLDFEKISKRNHTRRIRSVSRNKGPALQICQKILYYVNFEDLGWSDWLISPKGFQTNYCKGKCYFPLANGPKTTNHATLQSFLVRMGIRLDHEFPHPCCVPDKLSPINLLYYDDDNNVVLKVFQDMVADRCGCL, encoded by the exons ATGGGGGTAGGCTTGCTCTGGATGGGCCTGGCGCTTCTGCTCCTCAGCCCGGGGCCCTCCACGCCTCTGCCCCCACAGGGGGAGGGCCTGGGGGACCAGAGTGACCTGGATCAGGACCTGCAGCTGGATGACCCCCACCAGTCCACGGGGTCCCACCGGGAGCCCCCCAGGTTCATGATGGACCTCTACAACAGGGTGACCTCCACGGCCACCAAGATGCCCCGGCCCCAGCGGTGGAACATGGTGCGCAGCTTTGAAGAAAAGG GTCACAGGAATCAGTCCTATTTTTACTTCAACATCTCTTTGGTGGGGAAGGATGAACTGGTTTTAAAAGCTGAACTCCAAGTTTTCAAAAGGAGGAaggcccctcctcaccccaaggGATCCCAGGAGACCCATTACTGCAAA ATGGAAGTCTACGAGTTACTGGGTAAAACGAAGAATGCCCAAAAGGGAGACCTCATTACTTCCAAAGAGCTGGTTTTGAATTCAGAGGGGTGGCTGGTGTTCGAGGTGACCGGCACC GTGAACCAGTGGATCCAGGAAGGCTGGTACGATCGGGGCTTTGTGATCCTCACAACCGTGGCCAGAAAAAACTCCCTCAGGCGACACTTGGTGGGAGCGCACCGGAGGAAGAAGGATAATGACAAAAGGAATTCTTTACTTGTTCTCTTCACTAACACTGAACAGAACACTCTGAGACATGGATACCCTGATCTGTCCACAG CGTTGGAGTCGATAGATCTCGGCCACTTGGACTTCGAGAAAATCTCCAAGCGTAACCACACCCGGAGAATCCGCAGTGTTTCCAGAAACAAGGGCCCGGCCCTGCAAATCTGTCAGAAGATTCTTTACTACGTCAACTTTGAGGATCTTGGGTGGTCGGACTGGTTGATATCCCCCAAAGGATTCCAAACCAACTACTGCAAGGGGAAATGTTATTTCCCCTTAGCTAACGGGCCTAAGACCACAAACCATGCCACCCTCCAGTCTTTCTTGGTCAGGATGGGGATCAGGTTAGACCACGAGTTCCCTCACCCCTGCTGTGTCCCCGACAAACTCTCCCCCATCAACCTCCTGTACTACGACGATGACAATAACGTGGTCCTCAAGGTGTTCCAAGACATGGTGGCCGACAGATGTGGTTGCCTTTAA